From Nicotiana tabacum cultivar K326 chromosome 20, ASM71507v2, whole genome shotgun sequence, one genomic window encodes:
- the LOC107807786 gene encoding uncharacterized protein LOC107807786 isoform X2, producing the protein MRTTLLRQKGINIYWKYYSNLCCPKSSYPPPPDPIPNRPLRADPRRPFNPSQRQRPGSSNPTHSTTFRKPGENNENQIKSQDSQDFLKRFQLGFDRKDENTNTNPALHPEGERSDAPASEAPPAPPEDSDEIFKKMKETGLIPNAVAMLDGLCKDGLVQEAMKLFGLMREKGAIPEVVIYTAVVEGFCKAHKYDDAVRIFRKMQGNGIIPNAFSYGILIRGLCQGKRLEDALEFCLEMLEAGHSPNLMTFVGLVDGYCKEKSLEDAQSMIKAVRQKGFTLDEKAVREYLDKKGPFLPLVWEAILGKKASQRQSLF; encoded by the exons ATGAGAACAACTTTATTGAGGCAGAAGGGTATCAACATTTATTGGAAATATTACAGCAATCTCTGCTGTCCTAAG TCCAGCTACCCTCCTCCACCTGATCCTATACCGAATAGGCCCTTAAGAGCTGATCCTAGAAGGCCCTTCAATCCATCGCAAAGGCAGCGCCCCGGCAGCAGCAACCCCACCCATTCTACAACTTTTAGAAAACCTGGTGAGAATAATGAAAATCAAATCAAGTCCCAGGATAGCCAAGACTTTCTGAAAAGGTTTCAGCTTGGATTTGATCGTAAAGATGAAAATACAAACACCAATCCTGCACTTCACCCCGAAGGTGAAAGGAGTGACGCTCCTGCTTCCGAGGCACCTCCAGCTCCACCAGAAGATTCAGATGAGatattcaagaaaatgaaagaaactgGCCTAATACCCAATGCTGTAGCTATGCTAGATGGGCTTTGCAAGGACGGCTTGGTCCAGGAGGCCATGAAGCTCTTTGGCCTGATGCGTGAAAAGGGTGCCATACCTGAAGTTGTTATCTACACTGCTGTGGTAGAAGGCTTTTGTAAAGCCCACAAATATGATGATGCTGTGAGGATCTTCCGGAAAATGCAAGGCAATGGCATAATTCCAAATGCTTTTAGTTACGGTATCTTAATCCGCGGGCTCTGTCAGGGCAAGAGATTAGAGGACGCCCTCGAGTTTTGCTTGGAGATGTTGGAGGCTGGACATTCCCCCAACCTGATGACCTTTGTAGGTTTGGTCGATGGGTATTGCAAAGAGAAGAGTCTGGAAGATGCCCAAAGCATGATTAAAGCGGTGAGGCAGAAGGGTTTTACCCTTGATGAGAAAGCTGTTAGGGAATATTTGGACAAGAAAGGGCCATTCTTGCCACTGGTTTGGGAGGCAATACTGGGGAAGAAAGCTTCACAGAGGCAATCTCTCTTTTAA
- the LOC107807786 gene encoding uncharacterized protein LOC107807786 isoform X1, with translation MRTTLLRQKGINIYWKYYSNLCCPKVNVNEILSSTKLRSFSSSNKYSDESTQSSYPPPPDPIPNRPLRADPRRPFNPSQRQRPGSSNPTHSTTFRKPGENNENQIKSQDSQDFLKRFQLGFDRKDENTNTNPALHPEGERSDAPASEAPPAPPEDSDEIFKKMKETGLIPNAVAMLDGLCKDGLVQEAMKLFGLMREKGAIPEVVIYTAVVEGFCKAHKYDDAVRIFRKMQGNGIIPNAFSYGILIRGLCQGKRLEDALEFCLEMLEAGHSPNLMTFVGLVDGYCKEKSLEDAQSMIKAVRQKGFTLDEKAVREYLDKKGPFLPLVWEAILGKKASQRQSLF, from the coding sequence ATGAGAACAACTTTATTGAGGCAGAAGGGTATCAACATTTATTGGAAATATTACAGCAATCTCTGCTGTCCTAAGGTGAATGTAAATGAGATACTTTCCTCAACAAAATTACGCTCGTTTAGCAGCTCTAACAAATACTCTGATGAATCCACTCAGTCCAGCTACCCTCCTCCACCTGATCCTATACCGAATAGGCCCTTAAGAGCTGATCCTAGAAGGCCCTTCAATCCATCGCAAAGGCAGCGCCCCGGCAGCAGCAACCCCACCCATTCTACAACTTTTAGAAAACCTGGTGAGAATAATGAAAATCAAATCAAGTCCCAGGATAGCCAAGACTTTCTGAAAAGGTTTCAGCTTGGATTTGATCGTAAAGATGAAAATACAAACACCAATCCTGCACTTCACCCCGAAGGTGAAAGGAGTGACGCTCCTGCTTCCGAGGCACCTCCAGCTCCACCAGAAGATTCAGATGAGatattcaagaaaatgaaagaaactgGCCTAATACCCAATGCTGTAGCTATGCTAGATGGGCTTTGCAAGGACGGCTTGGTCCAGGAGGCCATGAAGCTCTTTGGCCTGATGCGTGAAAAGGGTGCCATACCTGAAGTTGTTATCTACACTGCTGTGGTAGAAGGCTTTTGTAAAGCCCACAAATATGATGATGCTGTGAGGATCTTCCGGAAAATGCAAGGCAATGGCATAATTCCAAATGCTTTTAGTTACGGTATCTTAATCCGCGGGCTCTGTCAGGGCAAGAGATTAGAGGACGCCCTCGAGTTTTGCTTGGAGATGTTGGAGGCTGGACATTCCCCCAACCTGATGACCTTTGTAGGTTTGGTCGATGGGTATTGCAAAGAGAAGAGTCTGGAAGATGCCCAAAGCATGATTAAAGCGGTGAGGCAGAAGGGTTTTACCCTTGATGAGAAAGCTGTTAGGGAATATTTGGACAAGAAAGGGCCATTCTTGCCACTGGTTTGGGAGGCAATACTGGGGAAGAAAGCTTCACAGAGGCAATCTCTCTTTTAA